The following is a genomic window from Bacillaceae bacterium S4-13-56.
TTATCCCATTTTTCCAAAAGAAGAGGAGGAGTAATGCATAAGGGTTTATCAATGGGGGAAGGGCTATGAAAAGTTATTTATGGAACAGACAGATAATCATACCAGGGCTAATTCTTGCTTTGGCTTTATTGAGTATACAAACTTTATTTTCTGAGTTTACCAATGTACAAAAGTTAACTATTCTTTTATTGGCAATTGCCGTTTACTTGTGGACTCTGGCTCCCATACCAACAGGTACCTCTAGTATTTTAATATTGGCGCTTATTTTAATTTTTGGTTTAGTGGATGATATTGATGATGCTGTAGTTGGTTTCCTTTCACCAGCTCTCTACTTTATTTTAATGGTTTCTTTAATTAGTCATGCTCTTGTGAAGGTGGGAATCGATCGATTAATTGCAAGATTTATTATAAATACCAGTAAGAAAGGTGCTATGGGAGTAGTGATAACGCTACCTGTCGTCATACTACTTTTACCCATTTTGCTACCTTCCGCTGTTGCACGGTTCAAAATATTTTTACCACTTATTGACCGAATGAATGAATATTTTGGGTTCGAGGAAAAGAGTCTGTTTAGAAGATTTTGTATGTTTGTTATTGGAATGATGAATCAAAATTCCACAATGGTTATTTTTACAGGTGGGGGATTCCCTATCTTGGCTGCTCAACTTTTAAAAGATTACAAGGTTTCGGAGGATATGAGCTGGATGGGATGGTTTTTGCATATTGCACCTCCCCTTTGGATAGGGATGACCATTGTTGCATTATTCGTTTGGAACTTTTTAAAGTTAGATTCTAACGAGGATGAACTAGAGAGAATGACCAAAATGGGCTCTGAAAGTATAAAGAAAGAAGAAATGCCACATAACTTCTGGGGTGTTTTAGGGCTGTTTTTGATTATGATTGTGGTTTGGATTCTCTTTGATGAAGATACCGTTCCTCTCGTTCTTCCACCTATGATTCTAGTTGTTATTTATTCTTTGCCCAAATTTAATCTAATCACAAATCAAACCATTCGAAATTATGATTGGGAAAACTTTCTACTCCTTGGATCTTCATTCTCAGTGGGGATTTTAATGGAAACAAACGGAACAGCAGGTGCGTTAGCTAGGGAACTTATATATTTTGTCCCAAATGATGGAAGTGTGGCATTCAAAGTTATTGTTATTGCCATCTTTATTTTTTGCTTACGCTTTTTATTTATTGTACCTTCATCTGCGATGGTTGTTATTTTTCCTATTGCCATTTCTTATGCTGATCAGGTTGGATTGTCAAAGGAAGGATTATCTTTTTTAGTTGTCATGATCATTGGAGGAGTTATGGTTTTGCCTATACATTCTCCAACAGCTTTCTTTGCCTATTCTACGGGGGTGTTTACAAAAAAAGAGCAATATACAATTGGGGTTTTTTCGAGTTTTATTATAACTGCTTTAGGTATTCTATCTGCCATATTTTATTGGGACTAAGGAGGAATTGAATTGAGTCAAAAAATAGACAGTCTCTTAGATGAAATTGCTGATTATATTTTAGAAAAAGAGATTACAAGTGACGAAGCCCTTGATACAGCAAGATATGTATTAATGGACACCCTTGGATGTGGTTTTCTAGCTTTAAGATATCCAGAATGTACGAAGCATTTAGGTCCAATAGTATCAGGAACAATTGTAAGCAATGGAAGTCGAGTGCCTGGCACACAATTTGAACTTGATCCAGTTCAGGCGGCTTTTAACATTGGTAGCTTGATTCGTTGGTTAGACTATAATGACACATGGCTAGCTGCAGAATGGGGACATCCTTC
Proteins encoded in this region:
- a CDS encoding anion permease is translated as MKSYLWNRQIIIPGLILALALLSIQTLFSEFTNVQKLTILLLAIAVYLWTLAPIPTGTSSILILALILIFGLVDDIDDAVVGFLSPALYFILMVSLISHALVKVGIDRLIARFIINTSKKGAMGVVITLPVVILLLPILLPSAVARFKIFLPLIDRMNEYFGFEEKSLFRRFCMFVIGMMNQNSTMVIFTGGGFPILAAQLLKDYKVSEDMSWMGWFLHIAPPLWIGMTIVALFVWNFLKLDSNEDELERMTKMGSESIKKEEMPHNFWGVLGLFLIMIVVWILFDEDTVPLVLPPMILVVIYSLPKFNLITNQTIRNYDWENFLLLGSSFSVGILMETNGTAGALARELIYFVPNDGSVAFKVIVIAIFIFCLRFLFIVPSSAMVVIFPIAISYADQVGLSKEGLSFLVVMIIGGVMVLPIHSPTAFFAYSTGVFTKKEQYTIGVFSSFIITALGILSAIFYWD